Genomic window (Vigna radiata var. radiata cultivar VC1973A chromosome 1, Vradiata_ver6, whole genome shotgun sequence):
NNNNNNNNNNNNNNNNNNNNNNNNNNNNNNNNNNNNNNNNNNNNNNNNNNNNNNNNNNNNNNNNNNNNNNNNNNNNNNNNNNNNNNNNNNNNNNNNNNNNNNNNNNNNNNNNNNNNNNNNNNNNNNNNNNNNNNNNNNNNNNNNNNNNNNNNNNNNNNNNNNNNNNNNNNNNNNNNNNNNNNNNNNNNNNNNNNNNNNNNNNNNNNNNNNNNNNNNNNNNNNNNNNNNNNNNNNNNNNNNNNNNNNNNNNNNNNNNNNNNNNNNNNNNNNNNNNNNNNNNNNNNNNNNNNNNNNNNNNNNNNNNNNNNNNNNNNNNNNNNNNNNNNNNNNNNNNNNNNNNNNNNNNNNNNNNNNNNNNNNNNNNNNNNNNNNNNNNNNNNNNNNNNNNNNNNNNNNNNNNNNNNNNNNNNNNNNNNNNNNNNNNNNNNNNNNNNNNNNNNNNNNNNNNNNNNNNNNNNNNNNNNNNNNNNNNNNNNNNNNNNNNNNNNNNNNNNNNNNNNNNNNNNNNNNNNNNNNNNNNNNNNNNNNNNNNNNNNNNNNNNNNNNNNNNNNNNNNNNNNNNNNNNNNNNNNNNNNNNNNNNNNNNNNNNNNNNNNNNNNNNNNNNNNNNNNNNNNNNNNNNNNNNNNNNNNNNNNNNNNNNNNNNNNNNNNNNNNNNNNNNNNNNNNNNNNNNNNNNNNNNNNNNNNNNNNNNNNNNNNNNNNNNNNNNNNNNNNNNNNNNNNNNNNNNNNNNNNNNNNNNNNNNNNNNNNNNNNNNNNNNNNNNNNNNNNNNNNNNNNNNNNNNNNNNNNNNNNNNNNNNNNNNNNNNNNNNNNNNNNNNNNNNNNNNNNNNNNNNNNNNNNNNNNNNNNNNNNNNNNNNNNNNNNNNNNNNNNNNNNNNNNNNNNNNNNNNNNNNNNNNNNNNNNNNNNNNNNNNNNNNNNNNNNNNNNNNNNNNNNNNNNNNNNNNNNNNNNNNNNNNNNNNNNNNNNNNNNNNNNNNNNNNNNNNNNNNNNNNNNNNNNNNNNNNNNNNNNNNNNNNNNNNNNNNNNNNNNNNNNNNNNNNNNNNNNNNNNNNNNNNNNNNNNNNNNNNNNNNNNNNNNNNNNNNNNNNNNNNNNNNNNNNNNNNNNNNNNNNNNNNNNNNNNNNNNNNNNNNNNNNNNNNNNNNNNNNNNNNNNNNNNNNNNNNNNNNNNNNNNNNNNNNNNNNNNNNNNNNNNNNNNNNNNNNNNNNNNNNNNNNNNNNNNNNNNNNNNNNNNNNNNNNNNNNNNNNNgatacttggtcttaccatttatattacttgtacgatttggtacacttgccaatttgtcaacaagtttttggcgccattgccggggactcgaggtttatttgtttagtagtgtgaattgattggctttgacttgattgtaattatttttgtttttatttttctttcattgcattttgttttattttctataaaagtgcttttagggtgtgttcttgtgcatgcaggagacaatacacactagaagcaggaaaaaccaacaacctctgcttgaaggtctaccatacgagaggaggaaggGACGCCCTTtgtgtgaaagatctctttctctaGAAATTACTccacctgagacttttgaatcaaatcttgaggagatggccaatcaacctcctcccagacgcactctaggggacgcaactaatacagttggccccttgaattttaacaacattgcagtgccaacagacaatacaaccagcatggtgatgagtctggcacttatccagttagtccagaacaaccaattccatgggttgtcaaatgaaaacccttacaagcatttgacagtctttggagaaatttgcaacacagtgaagataactggagtgacagACGACAGAATtagacttagcttgtttcctttctcactgggaggaaatgcaaaagactggttgaattctttcccggagggaacgttcaggacgtgggaagcagtggtccaacagtttattactaaattcttcccacctccaaagatcaatcaagggaagttagaaatctcttctttcaaacaaggaatggaagaaacattTGGGCAAGCTTGGGATAGATTTaaaggattgttgagagcaaccccggttcatgggtttgacaaaGCTTCTTACTTGCTagcattccttggaggtttgtgcgctcagtctaaaatgatgatagatgcctcagctggaggcaatattaatagaaagacagaggatgaggcgtacaacttaattgaagagatggctctcaaTGAAGTGTCACAAAGTGAAAGAGGCGcacacaaaaaggaggacttttacatctccccactgaagacgcagcagcagcacaaaatcacctcctcagtcaaaaattggacaagttgctaaaggtcgtttctgaacttcctcgggggctcagaaatatttcccaggctCAAAAACTATGCGATttgtgcggtggtgaccatattaatggtcaatgtgcttttacagaagaaatgcaacaggacgtgaattatatgggggctcAATTTCCGTACAAACAgagaaatttcaaccaaggttggaaaaatcatccaagtattgggcaaagccaaaatgcttcttctggacaaggggGAAACTTTCGGCAAcaaccttctcccttatggcaacaattaagcagcttgactgagacagtcagagaattgactgacaggtttgataaatttttgaaggtctatGAATCTCAACAAGCAAGTGATCACGAaacttttagatcactagagacacaaataggacagctgtctaagagggttgaaaccacagagCAACAGcaatttcgggctaatactgatgttaacccaaaagatgaatgcaaagttgttgcaACAGGAGGAAAGAGgagattagaagaagaaacaattgagattAGCAGCAGCgaggacgaagaggaggaaaggatgAGTAATACACATAAGAGAAGCGAAAGGAAGaaatcagaaagagaaaaggagaaggaagacatTAAAGAGTCACTCCGCAAAATTCTTAAGGAGGCACCTCTTAATCCTataacatcttcacaaactctTGAGGGTGATGACaagatcaaatactatctggAGAGGTTACTTGATTtaggctatgaagaaaatcaggagcagtgggcgaaacccaggaagaagaatcatccacagaaactagaggattcaagagctttgacccttccttgtgttatcaataatgtggatctaggagaggctttgattgattcaagatcaagcattaatttgatgcctctcagtgatttcaagaagataaaaggaGTAAAGTTGAAGCCTACCAAGGTGATTTTGATAGTAGCAGATGgatctatgaagaaacctgttggGATGGTAGAAGATGCAATCGTGCGGATTGATGAGTTGGAGTTTTTGATTaactttatagttgtggatatggctaatgaaggaaaaaattcattaatcctgggaagaccgttcatgcgaacctccaagatggttatacgtatccatgatggaggaataaagttaaaggattatgatcgagtactgctttatggctctaatgaaactgtacagagggcagttagaaaagtcaaatataaaagagcCAAAAGTGAAGCTGCNAAATTTTAACACACAAAAAGTTGTGATCTTCATGTGAGTGTATGTACCAAGTTTTGGTAATTGCCATATGCTACAAAGCTAGCTAAGAGGGTTCTTACTTTTCACCGACCTACGTGGTTATGGACCATGCTGCTTAGAGTTGGGAGTTCCAAATTGTATAGTCTGGTGTGTTTGAAACTTCTCAAGTGTGACGAAACGTCACCATTCCCACATGATATAAAGAAAAGATAgtgataaataaatgaaaagtatGCATGGAAATTGAAGGAGTGTGTCTGCTAGGTTAAATCTAGTCCAAGAATAGAAacataaagtataaattaaCCACATGATAAGTACTAGCTCCCGATCAAAGCGAGGTGTACACTATAGACCCCAGAAATATTGAACACATACTGAAAACCAACTTTGATAAGTACTCCAAAGGTAAGTATAACCAGGATATTGTGACTGATCTTTTTGGTGAGGGGATTTTTGCAGTTGATGGTGACAAGTGGAGGCAGCAAAGGAAGCTTGCAAGCTATGAATTCTCCACAAGGGTTCTTAGAGATTTCAGTTGTTCTGTTTTTAGAAGAAATGCTACCAAGTTGGTCAGAATTATCTCAGAACTTTCCCATCAGGGTCAAGTTTTTGATATGCAAGTGAATGCTTattatttcctaaaatataGTATATGAGTGTGGAAGAATtggaattttttgttttgaatttgttaaGGTGCTTCAATTTGGTTCTTTTTGGAAAATTGCTTTTCACTAACACTTGTCTGCAAGTAAATGAATTGAGTTAACCAAGTGTTTCAGAGCTTAGTCTTTTATGAATGAAGAAAAGTGGACCAAAGATTATATATCAAACTGTTTTGTTTTGAACGTGAGATCAAGGTCAACCGTCTACAACTTTTTTCTGTCAATTACTAACATCATATAATCTCTCAGTTGAAAGCAATGTTTGTTAGTTTTCTAGGACATGCTAATGAGATGCACTTTGGACTCAATATTCAAAGTTGGGTTTGGAGCAGAATTGAATTGCTTGGAGGGGTCAAGCAAAGAGGGAAGCAAATTCATGAAAGCCTTTGATGAATCAAATGCTTTGATATATTGGCGCTATGTTGTAATAGTGTAATACAAAATAGTGTGAGTATGAAATTGAAGTTCGACTAGAAGGAGGACGAGAAATCCTTTAGTTTtctataacttaaaattaaaattaagttctCCTGAACAGATCTGGCTAAGTGTTCTTGAATAGGGCCAATATCAGGGTGTAAGGTCTATGAGTTTACCACTAATCATGTTAACCATTGCCATATGAGAGGTCTTGCCCTTTTTATAAGagttttggattttaaaatggATATATCAGGTAGAAGCTTTTGAAGGTCAGGTGTGTGAGtatgaaattgaaagaaagctTTGGAGGAGAAAGTACTGGAGGAGATATTATCCAAACTTGGTTGAGGGAGAAATACAATCACGTAATAgtgtaaaacaaaatagaattgTAGTTCTATACATTATCCATATCCAAATAGTTAATTAANGTCCCTTTGCAaatagtaatttatatttttagtcgGATTAGAATTGGCTACTAGGAAAACTTTGCAATCAGATAGATGAAACATGNAGAAAAANCCTCTGAAAAAAGAGCATTCCCCATCTCAAGCTCCtctaaaaaaactttaataagGATACCCTCACCTAAACTATAGTAATACATTCCTGGAAAATAAATTTCCAGTTCCAACATCTACCAAGCTGTTACTAATTTGCTTAGCATTTCATTGCTGATCAATGNNNNNNNNNNNNNNNNNNNNNNNNNNNNNNNNNNNNNNNNNNNNNNNNNNNNNNNNNNNNNNNNNNNNNNNNNNNNNNNNNNNNNNNNNNNNNNNNNNNNNNNNNNNNNNNNNNNNNNNNNNNNNNNNNNNNNNNNNNNNNNNNNNNNNNNNNNNNNNNNNNNNNNNNNNNNNNNNNNNNNNNNNNNNNNNNNNNNNNNNNNNNNNNNNNNNNNNNNNNNNNNNNNNNNNNNNNNNNNNNNNNNNNNNNNNNNNNNNNNNNNNNNNNNNNNNNNNNNNNNNNNNNNNNNNNNNNNNNNNNNNNNNNNNNNNNNNNNNNNNNNNNNNNNNNNNNNNNNNNNNNNNNNNNNNNNNNNNNNN
Coding sequences:
- the LOC111241642 gene encoding cytochrome P450 704C1-like; the encoded protein is MEETFGQAWDRFKGLLRATPVHGFDKASYLLAFLGGGKRRLEEETIEISSSEDEEEERMSNTHKRSERKKSEREKEKEDIKESLRKILKEAPLNPITSSQTLEGDDKIKYYLESEVYTIDPRNIEHILKTNFDKYSKGKYNQDIVTDLFGEGIFAVDGDKWRQQRKLASYEFSTRVLRDFSCSVFRRNATKLVRIISELSHQGQVFDMQDMLMRCTLDSIFKVGFGAELNCLEGSSKEGSKFMKAFDESNALIYWRYVVIV